Proteins encoded together in one Corynebacterium liangguodongii window:
- a CDS encoding UDP-N-acetylmuramoyl-tripeptide--D-alanyl-D-alanine ligase, which translates to MIPLELSDIAAVTGGRLAGGAEPGAVVDGFVEFDSRKIAPGGLFVALPGKNVDGHDFARAAIDHGAVAVLAARDVGVPAIVVERVQRAAGDNSDLAVGDPDGSATGVVRGMSKLATHVAHRLVAEHGLTIVGVTGSAGKTSTKDLIAAVLSAAGETVAPPGSFNNEIGHPYTVLRCAPTTRYLVAEMSARGIGHIAHLATIAPPKIGVVLNIGSAHLGEFGSKDNIAVAKGELVEALPAADDGGVAILNADDPYVSPMHKRTKARVVYFSAEGAQGGARAPEYYATDVELDDLTRASFTLHSPGYEPQRVRLAVFGAHQVSNALAAAAVGIESGLDAATVARCLSAAHGVSGNRMDVKTRADGVTVINDAYNANPDSMRAGIAALGFTASARPGARSIAVLGEMGELGEDSLAAHEELGHELARYRVSHLVAVGRSKAVDALAREAQRHGIKVVSVPGVDDAAAEVEDILSHPPAGEEGWHERAERDVVLVKASNSQGLWAVAARLLEGHPLRGAAAQADRADNTGRFGTEGSS; encoded by the coding sequence ATGATCCCTCTTGAGTTGTCCGACATCGCCGCCGTGACCGGCGGGCGCCTGGCAGGCGGAGCCGAGCCAGGCGCGGTGGTCGATGGCTTCGTCGAGTTCGATTCCCGCAAGATCGCCCCGGGCGGCCTGTTCGTCGCGCTGCCCGGCAAAAACGTCGACGGGCACGACTTCGCGCGCGCCGCGATCGACCACGGGGCCGTGGCGGTGCTCGCCGCGAGGGACGTCGGCGTCCCCGCCATCGTCGTCGAGCGGGTCCAGCGCGCCGCCGGGGATAACTCCGACCTGGCGGTGGGCGACCCCGATGGATCCGCCACCGGCGTGGTCCGGGGCATGTCCAAGCTCGCCACTCACGTCGCCCACCGCCTCGTCGCGGAGCACGGGCTCACGATCGTCGGGGTGACCGGGTCGGCCGGCAAGACATCGACAAAAGACCTCATCGCCGCGGTGCTCTCCGCGGCGGGCGAGACCGTCGCGCCGCCAGGGTCCTTCAACAACGAAATCGGCCACCCCTACACCGTGTTGCGCTGCGCGCCGACGACGCGCTACCTCGTCGCCGAGATGTCGGCCCGCGGGATTGGGCATATCGCGCACCTTGCCACCATCGCGCCGCCGAAGATCGGGGTGGTGCTCAACATCGGCAGCGCGCACCTCGGCGAATTCGGCTCGAAAGACAACATCGCCGTGGCCAAGGGCGAGCTCGTTGAGGCCCTCCCGGCCGCCGACGACGGCGGGGTGGCCATCCTCAACGCGGACGATCCCTACGTTTCCCCGATGCACAAGCGCACGAAGGCGCGCGTGGTCTACTTCTCCGCGGAGGGAGCCCAGGGCGGTGCGCGGGCGCCGGAATACTACGCCACCGACGTTGAGCTCGACGACCTCACCCGGGCGAGCTTCACGCTGCACTCGCCGGGGTATGAGCCGCAGCGGGTACGACTTGCCGTCTTCGGCGCCCACCAGGTCTCCAACGCGCTGGCCGCGGCCGCGGTGGGGATTGAATCCGGCCTCGATGCCGCCACCGTAGCGCGCTGCTTGAGCGCGGCGCACGGTGTCTCCGGCAACCGCATGGATGTCAAGACCCGCGCCGACGGGGTCACCGTGATTAACGACGCCTATAACGCCAACCCGGATTCGATGCGCGCCGGGATTGCCGCGCTCGGCTTTACCGCCTCGGCCCGGCCTGGCGCGCGCTCGATCGCGGTGCTCGGGGAGATGGGCGAGCTTGGGGAGGACAGCCTGGCCGCCCACGAAGAGCTTGGGCATGAGCTGGCGCGCTACAGGGTCAGCCACCTCGTAGCCGTCGGCCGTTCCAAGGCCGTCGACGCGCTGGCCCGCGAGGCGCAGCGCCACGGCATCAAGGTCGTCTCCGTGCCCGGCGTCGACGACGCTGCCGCGGAGGTGGAGGACATCTTGTCCCACCCGCCCGCGGGAGAGGAGGGCTGGCACGAGCGCGCTGAGCGCGACGTCGTGCTGGTCAAGGCCTCCAACTCGCAGGGGTTGTGGGCGGTGGCCGCTCGCTTGCTCGAAGGCCACCCGCTGCGGGGCGCGGCGGCACAGGCCGACCGCGCGGATAATACAGGCCGCTTTGGCACCGAGGGGAGCTCGTAG
- a CDS encoding UDP-N-acetylmuramoyl-L-alanyl-D-glutamate--2,6-diaminopimelate ligase, which produces MTTPLAAIAELAGARVAGASTEDISGVGIASVSLSSKDVEPDGLFAALPGTRAHGARFAGGSRARAILTDAEGAAILREAGESRPVLVVESVREVLGEVAALIYAHPSKHLTVIGVTGTSGKTTTTYLLERGLTAAGCAVGLIGTTGTRIRGKDVPTSLTTPEAPTLQALFAQMLERGVTHVVMEVSSHALALGRVTGTQFAAAGFTNLSQDHLDFHPTMEDYFDTKARLFDPASPVAARVAAVCVDDAWGKRMAQRAGTAITVGTAGQDEPDVAAWVASISESGAQNVELRLGGEEYRFTLALPGAFNVANAALAVALAHAVGADVAAFTAGLESATVPGRMERIDNGQGFVAVVDYAHKPAAVAAVLETLRGQVTGRIGVVVGAGGDRDRAKRPMMGAEAATRADLVIVTDDNPRTEDPAAIRAAVLAGARDAAENAGRAVEVREVASRAAAIDALVEWACPGDAIVVVGKGHEVGQIVGEETHHFDDREEMRRALAANGYGGNDAPGTGSERGR; this is translated from the coding sequence GTGACCACGCCCCTGGCTGCGATCGCCGAGCTCGCGGGCGCCCGGGTCGCGGGCGCTTCCACCGAGGACATCTCCGGGGTAGGCATCGCCTCGGTGAGCCTGAGCTCGAAGGATGTCGAGCCGGACGGGCTTTTCGCCGCTCTGCCGGGGACGCGGGCGCACGGCGCGCGCTTCGCCGGCGGGTCCCGGGCGCGGGCAATTCTTACCGACGCCGAGGGAGCCGCCATACTTCGCGAGGCGGGCGAGTCCCGCCCCGTGCTCGTGGTTGAGAGCGTGCGCGAGGTCCTCGGCGAGGTCGCCGCGTTGATCTACGCTCACCCCTCGAAGCACCTCACCGTAATCGGGGTGACCGGGACCTCGGGAAAGACCACGACGACCTACCTTCTCGAGCGAGGTCTTACCGCCGCCGGCTGCGCGGTCGGCCTCATTGGTACCACGGGCACGCGCATCCGCGGGAAGGACGTGCCCACCTCGCTGACCACCCCGGAGGCCCCGACCCTGCAGGCTCTGTTCGCGCAGATGCTCGAGCGCGGGGTCACCCACGTCGTCATGGAGGTCAGCTCGCACGCCCTGGCCCTGGGCCGGGTCACCGGAACCCAGTTCGCCGCTGCGGGCTTTACCAACCTGAGCCAAGACCACCTCGACTTCCACCCGACGATGGAGGACTACTTCGACACCAAGGCGCGGCTGTTCGACCCCGCTTCTCCGGTGGCGGCGCGCGTCGCCGCCGTGTGCGTCGACGACGCCTGGGGAAAGCGCATGGCGCAGCGCGCCGGGACCGCGATCACGGTGGGGACGGCGGGGCAGGACGAGCCGGACGTGGCGGCCTGGGTGGCGTCGATAAGCGAAAGCGGCGCTCAAAACGTCGAGCTGCGGCTAGGGGGAGAGGAATACCGCTTCACACTCGCGCTGCCGGGCGCGTTTAACGTGGCCAATGCGGCGCTGGCGGTAGCGCTCGCGCACGCCGTGGGCGCGGACGTTGCGGCGTTTACCGCCGGGCTGGAAAGCGCCACCGTGCCCGGCCGAATGGAGCGCATCGACAACGGCCAGGGCTTCGTCGCGGTGGTTGACTACGCGCACAAGCCTGCCGCCGTCGCCGCCGTGCTGGAGACGTTGCGCGGGCAGGTCACCGGCCGGATCGGCGTCGTCGTCGGCGCCGGCGGAGACCGCGACCGCGCGAAGCGCCCCATGATGGGTGCCGAGGCGGCCACGCGCGCCGACCTCGTCATCGTCACCGACGACAACCCCCGCACCGAGGACCCCGCAGCGATCCGTGCGGCGGTGCTCGCCGGCGCGCGGGACGCCGCGGAGAATGCGGGCCGCGCGGTGGAGGTACGCGAGGTGGCCTCACGGGCTGCGGCCATAGACGCGCTCGTGGAGTGGGCCTGCCCGGGCGATGCCATCGTCGTCGTGGGCAAGGGCCACGAGGTCGGGCAGATCGTCGGCGAGGAGACACACCACTTCGACGACCGCGAGGAGATGCGCAGAGCGCTGGCAGCCAACGGCTACGGTGGAAACGATGCTCCCGGTACCGGGAGCGAGAGAGGAAGGTGA
- a CDS encoding peptidoglycan D,D-transpeptidase FtsI family protein has product MNSSIAHRRPEPQKAVTKRRTQFIAIAFAAATTLLIGRLAWVQVVWGPQLQDQAQAQRARIYTEPARRGEIIDRSGNQLAYTMQARSLAVSPVVLRRELREQQETKMTQEGASQEAIESQLDARVEDVLRTMANEIPKMIEQGYVGQGEAKRVSSKDILDKLHAESEYEVLVRNVDPDVAAKVAETFHGVAADHQDIRQYPNGEVAENIVGKVSMDGQGQFGLEASADSVLTGINGRTTEDVSADGQSIPGTLRDAVPAVDGSTYKLTIDLDLQTYVQRTLEQAKANSLAKDAEAVVLDAHTGEVLAMANTGTIDPNADVQKQLADGRSFDNYSISHPYEPGSVAKIITAAAAIEEGLTDPREVHQVPGSIDMAGVTVNDAWQHGLAPYTTAGIFGKSSNVGTLQLAQRLGEEKYWDYLNRFGVGKTTGIELPNESAGLVPVLEQWSGGTFANLPIGQGMSWTTLQMASVYQALANGGERVEPRIVSEVIGPDGEVKPAEPAERTRVVSEPTARTVVDMFRATFQKDPAGVDSGTAQDSGIEGYQLAGKTGTAQKVNPETGAYSQNQFWITFAGIAPADNPRFVVAIMLDEPQRGPLEGGAGGQSSAPIFREIASWLINRENLPQSPPAEPFVLEQH; this is encoded by the coding sequence GTGAACAGCTCTATTGCTCACCGCCGCCCGGAGCCGCAGAAGGCGGTGACGAAGCGGCGCACCCAATTCATCGCGATCGCGTTCGCCGCGGCGACGACCCTGCTCATCGGCAGGCTTGCCTGGGTGCAGGTGGTGTGGGGACCGCAGCTGCAAGACCAGGCCCAGGCACAGCGCGCCCGCATCTACACCGAGCCCGCGCGACGCGGTGAGATCATCGACCGCTCAGGCAACCAGCTCGCCTACACCATGCAGGCGCGCTCGCTCGCTGTTTCCCCTGTCGTGCTGCGCCGGGAGCTGCGGGAGCAGCAGGAAACCAAGATGACCCAGGAGGGTGCCTCGCAGGAGGCCATCGAATCGCAGCTCGATGCCCGGGTCGAAGACGTGCTGCGCACGATGGCCAACGAGATCCCGAAGATGATCGAGCAGGGCTACGTCGGCCAGGGCGAGGCGAAGCGGGTGAGCTCCAAAGACATCCTGGATAAGCTCCACGCCGAGAGCGAATACGAGGTGTTGGTGAGAAACGTCGACCCGGACGTGGCCGCGAAGGTGGCCGAGACGTTCCACGGCGTCGCCGCCGACCACCAAGACATCCGCCAATACCCGAACGGGGAGGTGGCGGAGAACATCGTGGGCAAGGTCTCCATGGACGGCCAGGGGCAGTTCGGCCTCGAGGCCTCCGCAGATAGCGTGCTCACCGGCATCAACGGGCGCACCACGGAAGACGTCTCCGCCGACGGGCAATCGATTCCCGGCACGCTGCGCGACGCGGTGCCCGCCGTCGACGGCTCGACCTACAAGCTCACCATCGACCTCGACCTGCAGACCTACGTGCAGCGCACTCTCGAGCAGGCGAAGGCGAACTCCCTGGCGAAGGACGCTGAGGCGGTCGTGCTCGACGCCCACACAGGCGAGGTGCTCGCGATGGCGAATACCGGCACGATCGACCCCAATGCCGATGTGCAAAAGCAACTGGCCGATGGCCGCAGTTTTGACAACTACTCCATCTCCCACCCTTACGAGCCGGGGTCCGTGGCAAAGATCATCACCGCCGCCGCCGCGATCGAGGAGGGGCTGACGGACCCGCGTGAGGTCCACCAGGTGCCCGGGTCCATCGACATGGCAGGGGTGACCGTGAACGACGCGTGGCAGCACGGTCTCGCTCCCTACACCACCGCGGGGATCTTCGGTAAGTCCTCGAACGTGGGCACCCTGCAGCTCGCGCAGCGGCTCGGGGAGGAGAAATACTGGGACTACCTCAACCGGTTCGGCGTGGGCAAAACCACAGGCATCGAGCTGCCAAACGAGTCTGCGGGGCTGGTCCCGGTGCTTGAGCAGTGGTCCGGCGGCACCTTTGCCAACCTGCCCATCGGGCAGGGCATGAGCTGGACGACGCTCCAGATGGCCAGCGTCTACCAGGCGCTGGCCAACGGCGGCGAGCGGGTCGAGCCCCGCATCGTCTCCGAGGTCATCGGCCCGGACGGTGAGGTCAAGCCCGCCGAACCGGCCGAGCGCACGCGGGTGGTCAGCGAGCCCACGGCGCGCACCGTCGTCGACATGTTCCGCGCGACGTTCCAAAAAGACCCGGCCGGTGTGGACTCGGGCACCGCCCAGGACAGCGGCATCGAGGGCTACCAGCTTGCGGGCAAGACGGGCACCGCGCAGAAGGTCAACCCGGAGACCGGGGCGTATTCCCAAAACCAGTTCTGGATCACCTTCGCCGGAATCGCCCCGGCGGACAACCCGCGGTTTGTCGTCGCGATCATGCTTGATGAGCCCCAGCGCGGCCCGCTCGAGGGCGGTGCCGGCGGGCAGTCCTCCGCGCCGATCTTCCGGGAGATTGCGTCGTGGCTGATCAACCGCGAAAACCTGCCCCAGAGCCCGCCCGCGGAGCCGTTCGTGCTGGAGCAGCACTAA
- the rsmH gene encoding 16S rRNA (cytosine(1402)-N(4))-methyltransferase RsmH, whose protein sequence is MSRMDFSVSANHGHVPVMRDRMAELIAPAVESTGDGAVIVDATLGAGGHCEHFLSTFHAACVIGVDRDPAALAAASERMAPYGGRFAAVNARFDDLKEAISRGEGPVFDAARDHGIAAALFDLGVSSMQLDQEERGFAYRVDAPLDMRMDPTGGMTAAEVLNTYSHGELARILKTYGDERFAGKIASLVVKERQQEPFERSARLVDLIYRAIPAAARRTGGHPAKRTFQALRIEVNGELDALERVIPVITGLLGPGGRVVFMSYQSLEDKIVKSALSKLTTSTTPAGLPMDLPGTAAEFRFITHGAERASEAEIEQNSRAAPVRVRGVEKLRAVP, encoded by the coding sequence ATGTCTCGGATGGACTTTAGCGTGAGCGCGAACCACGGCCACGTCCCCGTGATGCGCGACCGGATGGCCGAGCTTATCGCCCCCGCCGTTGAGTCCACAGGCGACGGCGCGGTGATCGTCGATGCGACGTTGGGCGCCGGTGGGCATTGCGAGCACTTCCTGTCTACCTTCCACGCAGCCTGCGTCATCGGGGTCGACAGGGACCCGGCCGCGCTGGCGGCGGCGAGCGAGCGCATGGCACCGTACGGCGGCCGATTCGCCGCCGTCAACGCGCGTTTCGACGACCTCAAAGAGGCCATCTCCCGCGGCGAGGGGCCCGTCTTCGACGCCGCCCGCGACCACGGAATAGCCGCCGCGCTGTTCGACCTCGGGGTCTCGTCCATGCAGCTCGACCAGGAGGAGCGCGGGTTTGCCTACCGCGTCGATGCGCCGCTGGACATGCGCATGGACCCGACCGGCGGCATGACGGCCGCTGAGGTGTTAAACACCTACAGCCACGGCGAGCTGGCCCGGATCCTCAAGACCTACGGCGACGAGAGGTTCGCCGGCAAGATCGCATCGCTCGTGGTCAAAGAGCGCCAGCAGGAGCCCTTTGAGCGCAGCGCCCGCCTCGTCGACCTGATCTACCGGGCAATTCCCGCAGCGGCCCGGCGCACCGGTGGGCACCCCGCGAAGCGGACCTTTCAGGCCCTGCGCATTGAGGTCAATGGCGAGCTCGACGCGCTCGAGCGGGTCATCCCGGTCATCACCGGTCTGCTGGGCCCCGGCGGACGGGTGGTGTTCATGAGCTACCAGTCGCTCGAGGACAAGATCGTGAAATCTGCGCTTTCAAAGCTCACGACCTCGACGACGCCCGCGGGCCTGCCGATGGACCTGCCCGGCACGGCGGCGGAGTTTCGCTTCATCACCCACGGGGCGGAGCGCGCATCTGAGGCCGAGATCGAGCAGAACTCGCGGGCTGCGCCGGTGCGGGTACGAGGCGTCGAAAAGCTTCGCGCCGTGCCCTAG
- the mraZ gene encoding division/cell wall cluster transcriptional repressor MraZ, with amino-acid sequence MFLGTYTPKLDDKGRLTLPAKFREDLADGLMVTKGQDHSLAVYPREEFAARARKAAAASRTNPKARAFIRNLAASADEQTLDGSGRITLSPAHREYAHLSKECVVIGSVDFLEIWDAQSWADYQQETEAAFSAADDDDILSGLL; translated from the coding sequence ATGTTTCTGGGAACCTACACTCCCAAGCTCGACGACAAGGGGCGCCTGACACTGCCCGCGAAGTTCCGCGAGGACCTAGCGGACGGGCTGATGGTGACCAAGGGGCAAGACCACTCCTTAGCGGTCTATCCCCGCGAGGAGTTCGCGGCCCGCGCACGCAAGGCGGCGGCAGCTTCCCGCACGAACCCCAAGGCGCGCGCGTTTATCCGCAACCTGGCTGCCAGCGCGGATGAACAAACGCTCGACGGGTCGGGTCGCATCACGCTCTCTCCGGCGCACCGCGAGTACGCACACCTTTCCAAGGAGTGCGTGGTCATCGGTTCGGTCGACTTCCTCGAAATCTGGGACGCGCAGTCCTGGGCTGACTACCAACAAGAAACCGAGGCTGCCTTCTCGGCGGCCGATGACGACGACATACTCTCCGGCCTGCTCTAG
- a CDS encoding DUF3040 domain-containing protein, whose product MSLSEQEQRTLREIEQSLLAEDPKFGNRVPGAHGRARPSGGGMTMRSAALLVAGLVLLIGGVALATVSVWFVALSVVGFAVMLAGGIVALRTPAAAAGPQRQAAPVRQSARAAKLEENFRRRFEGQ is encoded by the coding sequence GTGTCCCTTTCGGAGCAGGAACAGCGCACCTTGCGCGAAATTGAGCAGTCGTTGCTCGCCGAGGACCCCAAGTTTGGCAACAGGGTCCCCGGTGCACACGGGCGTGCTCGTCCCTCGGGCGGGGGCATGACCATGCGCAGCGCGGCGCTCCTGGTCGCGGGGCTCGTGCTGCTCATCGGCGGCGTCGCCCTCGCCACCGTGAGCGTATGGTTCGTCGCGCTAAGCGTCGTCGGCTTCGCCGTCATGCTTGCGGGAGGAATCGTGGCGCTGCGTACCCCGGCTGCGGCCGCGGGGCCGCAGCGCCAGGCTGCCCCCGTTCGGCAGTCTGCCCGCGCGGCCAAGCTGGAGGAAAACTTCAGGCGCCGCTTCGAGGGGCAATAG
- a CDS encoding SAV_6107 family HEPN domain-containing protein, which yields MNSVVSATTGAVHGEAARVSRRDRFLDAAHGLLAQAHGEFGRGEFDLALESAYRAALRVAGAVNAESPVIQRRKRLPTSAWDRLALTSQQGEAWAGRFARFSRLRGRVASGIETRPSPLVVAELLDLAAQFLDEAVPGANVQGMVA from the coding sequence ATGAACAGCGTTGTCTCTGCCACCACCGGCGCCGTCCACGGCGAGGCCGCCCGCGTGTCGCGCCGCGATCGCTTCCTCGATGCTGCCCACGGCCTTCTCGCACAGGCCCACGGGGAGTTCGGCCGCGGCGAGTTCGATCTGGCGCTGGAGAGCGCCTACCGCGCGGCGCTGCGCGTCGCAGGCGCGGTGAACGCCGAATCCCCGGTGATACAAAGGCGCAAGCGGCTCCCCACCAGCGCGTGGGATCGGCTCGCGCTGACCTCACAGCAAGGGGAGGCGTGGGCGGGGAGGTTCGCGCGGTTTTCCCGGCTGCGCGGCCGGGTTGCCTCCGGCATTGAGACCCGGCCGAGCCCGCTGGTCGTGGCCGAGCTGCTGGACTTAGCCGCGCAGTTCCTCGACGAGGCCGTCCCGGGGGCCAACGTGCAGGGTATGGTCGCGTAG
- a CDS encoding GNAT family N-acetyltransferase: MTTTLHQLTGAQFALLAPQLVDIYIDAMGYDPAIRQQRISAWRREITWPGFRAVAATATAQGGERVVGLAYGFEGNRERWWDRQLISGLRLAGGPTAQEREMLRSYFEIAEVHVAPPYQGAGIGRALINALLSGTPARWALLSTPEVRGEANAAFGLYRSLGFRDVLRHYLYPGDKRPFAVLGRELPLDASG; encoded by the coding sequence GTGACCACGACCCTCCACCAGCTCACGGGCGCGCAGTTTGCCCTCCTCGCCCCGCAGCTCGTCGACATCTACATCGACGCGATGGGCTACGACCCCGCCATCCGCCAGCAGCGCATCTCTGCGTGGCGGCGCGAAATCACCTGGCCCGGGTTCCGCGCGGTGGCCGCCACGGCCACGGCACAGGGCGGCGAGCGCGTCGTCGGGCTTGCCTACGGCTTCGAAGGAAACCGTGAGCGCTGGTGGGATCGGCAACTCATTTCCGGCCTGCGCCTCGCCGGTGGGCCCACCGCGCAGGAACGGGAGATGCTGCGCAGCTACTTCGAAATCGCCGAGGTCCACGTCGCCCCGCCCTACCAGGGGGCGGGGATCGGGCGCGCGCTGATCAACGCGCTGCTCAGCGGCACGCCTGCGCGGTGGGCGCTGCTCTCCACGCCGGAGGTGCGGGGGGAGGCCAACGCCGCCTTCGGCCTCTACCGCTCCCTCGGCTTCCGCGACGTGTTGCGCCACTACCTCTACCCGGGCGACAAGCGCCCCTTCGCCGTGCTGGGGCGCGAGCTGCCCTTGGACGCATCCGGGTAG
- a CDS encoding polyprenyl synthetase family protein translates to MSKVTQPHTGGEPAGLTEVPAAVRDALEALFDERLAEAAEIGAPVMSAAAHLRSFVLGGGKRIRPLYAWAGFIGSPGPGRRSEDPAAVLRAVSSLELIQACALIHDDIIDASDTRRGNPTVHRAVEAEHRSAGLFGDAADYGRNVAILAGDLALMWAEDCWRGSGVSAAALERAFQPWRAMRTEVIGGQLLDIAIEAQADESIESADRVNRYKTASYTIERPLHLGAALAGAPAATIAAYRAYGRDIGVAFQLRDDILGVFGDAAVTGKPAGDDLREGKRTVLLATALSLLDAQSPASAALLRQRVGRATDPAELRELAGLVESSGAVDAVERRIAELTASGLAHLDAARVDPAVARTLTDLAVRATERRA, encoded by the coding sequence ATGAGTAAGGTGACGCAGCCGCACACCGGCGGGGAGCCGGCGGGCCTGACCGAGGTTCCCGCCGCGGTCCGCGACGCCCTCGAGGCCTTGTTCGACGAGCGCCTCGCCGAGGCCGCCGAGATCGGCGCGCCGGTGATGAGCGCCGCCGCCCACCTGCGTTCCTTCGTGCTCGGCGGCGGGAAACGCATCCGCCCGCTCTACGCGTGGGCAGGCTTCATCGGCTCCCCCGGCCCGGGTAGGCGCAGCGAAGACCCCGCGGCGGTGCTGCGCGCGGTCTCCTCCCTCGAGCTCATTCAGGCCTGCGCGCTCATCCACGACGATATTATCGACGCCTCCGATACCCGCCGCGGCAATCCCACCGTCCACCGCGCCGTCGAGGCGGAGCACCGCAGCGCAGGACTCTTCGGCGACGCCGCCGACTACGGGCGCAACGTCGCCATCCTGGCCGGTGATCTCGCCCTCATGTGGGCCGAGGACTGCTGGCGCGGCTCCGGGGTGAGCGCGGCGGCGCTCGAGCGCGCCTTTCAGCCGTGGCGCGCCATGCGCACCGAGGTCATCGGCGGCCAGCTCCTCGACATCGCCATCGAGGCACAGGCCGACGAGTCGATCGAGTCTGCCGATCGCGTCAACCGGTATAAAACCGCCTCCTACACCATCGAGCGCCCCCTCCACCTCGGGGCGGCACTCGCCGGGGCCCCGGCCGCGACGATCGCGGCTTATCGCGCCTACGGGCGGGACATCGGGGTCGCCTTCCAGCTGCGCGATGACATCCTCGGCGTCTTCGGCGATGCGGCGGTGACCGGCAAGCCCGCCGGGGACGACCTGCGGGAGGGCAAGCGCACGGTCCTGCTCGCCACCGCGCTTTCGCTTCTCGACGCCCAATCCCCCGCCTCCGCCGCACTTTTGCGCCAGCGGGTTGGCCGCGCCACGGACCCCGCGGAGCTGCGCGAGTTAGCCGGGTTGGTGGAATCCAGCGGGGCCGTCGACGCCGTGGAGCGGCGCATCGCCGAGCTCACCGCATCAGGCCTCGCCCACCTCGACGCCGCGCGGGTCGATCCCGCGGTCGCCCGCACCCTCACGGACCTGGCCGTGCGCGCCACCGAGCGGCGTGCGTAG
- a CDS encoding alpha-(1->6)-mannopyranosyltransferase A — protein MRSPLTAVGLGVAACALIVVGSYGAGATRNRGGLMREIGLDTLLTGHGRSIMDAILTAGIVGLIVAWVWLGHAMSHRRAGPREVYRAAASWAGALLLSAPILSRDVYSYLMQGAMRRDGFDPYTEGAAVNPGPYLFEVSHDWRNTTTPYGPLHLWIGDAVTSLVGDHVSAGLVAYKLLTAAGFAGIAWAVPRIAQLVGGNPALAVWLGVANPVMLLHLIGGMHNEAVMVGLVSVGLFLVLRERPAAGTALIALAVSLKATAAIALPFVVWIAFHQFRRPGASRARQVALFGAVGACAVAMTLAVLAAVTYASGSSWGWVAEITGNSKVVNPLAGPTLVADAYTPLAQLFDEHFYYNTALTTARRVGSVVMLAGLVLVWVYFSRGRRQAVTGIACAYAVAFVANAVTFPWYYASLLSLVGAVPTPLWVRRAVVFFSVLVAGAFTGSGNHRFYEEWFLFAGVIVAWVAAEWVYPRAAAEDMPAGGARTPSPERA, from the coding sequence GTGCGTAGCCCGCTGACGGCGGTCGGCCTGGGCGTTGCGGCCTGCGCGCTCATCGTCGTCGGATCCTACGGCGCCGGCGCGACGCGCAACCGCGGTGGCCTCATGCGGGAAATCGGGCTGGACACCCTCCTGACGGGCCACGGCCGCTCGATCATGGATGCGATCCTCACCGCGGGTATCGTCGGCCTGATTGTCGCCTGGGTGTGGCTGGGGCACGCGATGTCGCATCGGCGCGCGGGCCCCCGCGAGGTCTACCGCGCCGCCGCGTCCTGGGCGGGCGCGCTGCTCCTGAGCGCCCCGATCCTCTCGCGCGATGTCTATTCCTACCTCATGCAGGGCGCGATGCGCCGCGACGGGTTTGACCCCTACACCGAGGGCGCCGCCGTCAACCCGGGGCCCTACCTTTTCGAGGTGAGCCACGACTGGCGCAACACCACCACCCCCTACGGCCCGCTGCACCTGTGGATTGGGGACGCCGTGACAAGCCTCGTGGGGGACCACGTCTCCGCGGGCCTCGTCGCCTACAAGCTGCTCACCGCCGCGGGGTTTGCCGGGATCGCCTGGGCGGTGCCGCGCATCGCGCAGCTGGTCGGCGGGAATCCCGCCCTCGCCGTGTGGCTCGGGGTGGCCAACCCCGTGATGCTCTTGCACCTCATCGGGGGCATGCACAACGAGGCCGTGATGGTCGGACTCGTGAGCGTGGGCCTCTTCCTCGTCTTGCGCGAGCGCCCCGCCGCGGGCACGGCGCTCATCGCCCTTGCGGTCTCGCTGAAGGCCACCGCGGCCATCGCCTTGCCGTTCGTGGTGTGGATCGCCTTCCACCAGTTTCGGCGGCCAGGCGCCTCGCGGGCGAGGCAGGTCGCTCTCTTCGGCGCCGTCGGCGCGTGCGCGGTGGCGATGACGCTCGCGGTGCTCGCGGCGGTGACCTACGCCTCGGGCTCGTCGTGGGGCTGGGTGGCAGAGATTACCGGCAATTCGAAGGTGGTCAACCCTCTGGCCGGGCCCACGCTTGTTGCCGACGCTTACACCCCGCTCGCCCAGCTGTTTGACGAGCATTTCTACTACAACACCGCGCTCACCACCGCGCGCCGCGTCGGGTCAGTGGTGATGCTCGCGGGGCTGGTGCTCGTCTGGGTGTACTTCAGCCGCGGCAGGCGGCAGGCGGTCACGGGCATCGCCTGCGCCTACGCTGTGGCCTTCGTGGCCAACGCGGTGACCTTCCCGTGGTACTACGCCTCGCTGCTGAGCCTGGTGGGCGCGGTACCCACCCCCCTGTGGGTGCGGCGCGCGGTGGTGTTTTTCTCCGTGCTGGTCGCCGGGGCTTTTACCGGCAGCGGTAACCACCGCTTCTACGAGGAGTGGTTCCTCTTTGCAGGCGTGATCGTAGCCTGGGTCGCTGCCGAGTGGGTCTACCCGCGCGCCGCCGCGGAGGACATGCCCGCAGGGGGCGCTAGAACGCCATCGCCTGAGCGCGCCTGA